One window from the genome of Silene latifolia isolate original U9 population unplaced genomic scaffold, ASM4854445v1 scaffold_119, whole genome shotgun sequence encodes:
- the LOC141637526 gene encoding putative CRM domain-containing protein At3g25440, chloroplastic isoform X3, with translation MTSEEKILYKLNKARNKEAKLLDDLKKLEPKEWSETTHDPEVLTPEEHFYFLKMGLKSKNYVPIGRRGIYQGVILNMHLHWKKHQTLQVIVKTFTPEEVKEIATELARLTGGIVLDIQEEDTIIMYRGKNYAQPPTEIMSPRVTLPRKKALDKSKHRDALRAVRRYIPRLEQELELLRAQHQNRGDHASEQPQDVSKVDAEDDYHAAIPNSGLAPSNKLKALMDQYKNTVEEDGSMSDGGMGSESEDLSDMFETDSDTEGNAERPLYLHQFDKFPANNKKEGLHLMSMDPKRIENADLAEFDEVDQIFIRAAELLRKKRK, from the exons ATGACAAGTGAAGAAAAGATTCTGTACAAACTGAATAAG GCTCGCAATAAAGAAGCAAAACTTCTAGATGATTTGAAGAAATTGGAACCCAAAGAATGGTCAGAGACTACTCATGATCCTGAAGTCTTGACACCTGAAGAACATTTCTATTTCCTGAAGATGGGTCTTAAGAGCAAGAATTATGTCCCAATTGGTCGGCGAGGGATTTACCAGGGTGTAATTCTAAACATGCATTTGCATTGGAAGAAACACCAAACGCTACAAGTAATTGTAAAGACATTCACTCCAGAGGAAGTGAAGGAGATAGCTACTGAGCTAGCAAGACTAACAGGTGGGATTGTACTTGATATTCAAGAAGAGGACACAATAATCATGTACAGGGGAAAGAACTATGCTCAACCGCCAACAGAAATAATGTCCCCACGAGTCACCCTTCCAAGGAAAAAG GCCCTGGACAAATCCAAACACAGGGATGCTTTGCGGGCAGTTAGAAGGTATATACCAAGGCTAGAGCAGGAGCTTGAATTACTCCGAGCACAACATCAAAACAGAGGGGATCATGCTTCTGAACAACCTCAAGATGTCTCCAAAGTCGATGCGGAAGATGATTATCATGCTGCCATTCCGAACTCAGGATTAGCACCTTCAAATAAGCTGAAAGCACTCATGGATCAGTATAAAAATACCGTTGAGGAGGATGGCTCCATGAGTGATGGTGGAATGGGTTCAGAATCAGAAGACCTATCTGATATGTTTGAGACAGATTCAGATACTGAGGGGAACGCTGAACGGCCTCTTTACTTGCACCAATTCGACAAATTTCCGGCTAATAATAAGAAGGAAGGTCTGCACCTCATGTCTATGGACCCAAAGAGAATCGAGAATGCTGACTTGGCGGAATTTGATGAAGTTGATCAGATTTTTATACGAGCAGCTGAACTTTTGAGGAAGAAGAGAAAATGA
- the LOC141637526 gene encoding putative CRM domain-containing protein At3g25440, chloroplastic isoform X1, which produces MWRRRNLFCSSFSYLIKSIPLLNPNSLLHIPCSFHGVLSKAFVRDPAFGPLHVLSITHHHGFHSTPFPKGPNKDESNTKQTQSRPAAQDSSIKVKRKKLKGKRAVVRWLKHFRYKKKKEYQRMTSEEKILYKLNKARNKEAKLLDDLKKLEPKEWSETTHDPEVLTPEEHFYFLKMGLKSKNYVPIGRRGIYQGVILNMHLHWKKHQTLQVIVKTFTPEEVKEIATELARLTGGIVLDIQEEDTIIMYRGKNYAQPPTEIMSPRVTLPRKKALDKSKHRDALRAVRRYIPRLEQELELLRAQHQNRGDHASEQPQDVSKVDAEDDYHAAIPNSGLAPSNKLKALMDQYKNTVEEDGSMSDGGMGSESEDLSDMFETDSDTEGNAERPLYLHQFDKFPANNKKEGLHLMSMDPKRIENADLAEFDEVDQIFIRAAELLRKKRK; this is translated from the exons ATGTGGAGGAGAAGGAACCtcttttgttcttcattctctTACCTTATCAAATCAATTCCTCTTTTAAATCCCAACTCCCTTCTTCACATACCCTG TAGCTTCCATGGTGTTTTATCCAAGGCTTTCGTCCGAGATCCAGCATTTGGGCCACTCCATGTTTTATCTATTACACACCATCATGGCTTCCACAGTACTCCCTTTCCGAAAGGACCTAATAAAGATGAAAGTAATACAAAGCAAACTCAAAGTCGCCCTGCTGCTCAGGATTCATCTATAAAGGTAAAGAGGAAAAAACTAAAGGGAAAAAGAGCTGTCGTCCGGTGGCTCAAGCACTTCAGatataaaaagaaaaaagagtatCAACGAATGACAAGTGAAGAAAAGATTCTGTACAAACTGAATAAG GCTCGCAATAAAGAAGCAAAACTTCTAGATGATTTGAAGAAATTGGAACCCAAAGAATGGTCAGAGACTACTCATGATCCTGAAGTCTTGACACCTGAAGAACATTTCTATTTCCTGAAGATGGGTCTTAAGAGCAAGAATTATGTCCCAATTGGTCGGCGAGGGATTTACCAGGGTGTAATTCTAAACATGCATTTGCATTGGAAGAAACACCAAACGCTACAAGTAATTGTAAAGACATTCACTCCAGAGGAAGTGAAGGAGATAGCTACTGAGCTAGCAAGACTAACAGGTGGGATTGTACTTGATATTCAAGAAGAGGACACAATAATCATGTACAGGGGAAAGAACTATGCTCAACCGCCAACAGAAATAATGTCCCCACGAGTCACCCTTCCAAGGAAAAAG GCCCTGGACAAATCCAAACACAGGGATGCTTTGCGGGCAGTTAGAAGGTATATACCAAGGCTAGAGCAGGAGCTTGAATTACTCCGAGCACAACATCAAAACAGAGGGGATCATGCTTCTGAACAACCTCAAGATGTCTCCAAAGTCGATGCGGAAGATGATTATCATGCTGCCATTCCGAACTCAGGATTAGCACCTTCAAATAAGCTGAAAGCACTCATGGATCAGTATAAAAATACCGTTGAGGAGGATGGCTCCATGAGTGATGGTGGAATGGGTTCAGAATCAGAAGACCTATCTGATATGTTTGAGACAGATTCAGATACTGAGGGGAACGCTGAACGGCCTCTTTACTTGCACCAATTCGACAAATTTCCGGCTAATAATAAGAAGGAAGGTCTGCACCTCATGTCTATGGACCCAAAGAGAATCGAGAATGCTGACTTGGCGGAATTTGATGAAGTTGATCAGATTTTTATACGAGCAGCTGAACTTTTGAGGAAGAAGAGAAAATGA
- the LOC141637526 gene encoding putative CRM domain-containing protein At3g25440, chloroplastic isoform X2, whose protein sequence is MWRRRNLFCSSFSYLIKSIPLLNPNSLLHIPCFHGVLSKAFVRDPAFGPLHVLSITHHHGFHSTPFPKGPNKDESNTKQTQSRPAAQDSSIKVKRKKLKGKRAVVRWLKHFRYKKKKEYQRMTSEEKILYKLNKARNKEAKLLDDLKKLEPKEWSETTHDPEVLTPEEHFYFLKMGLKSKNYVPIGRRGIYQGVILNMHLHWKKHQTLQVIVKTFTPEEVKEIATELARLTGGIVLDIQEEDTIIMYRGKNYAQPPTEIMSPRVTLPRKKALDKSKHRDALRAVRRYIPRLEQELELLRAQHQNRGDHASEQPQDVSKVDAEDDYHAAIPNSGLAPSNKLKALMDQYKNTVEEDGSMSDGGMGSESEDLSDMFETDSDTEGNAERPLYLHQFDKFPANNKKEGLHLMSMDPKRIENADLAEFDEVDQIFIRAAELLRKKRK, encoded by the exons ATGTGGAGGAGAAGGAACCtcttttgttcttcattctctTACCTTATCAAATCAATTCCTCTTTTAAATCCCAACTCCCTTCTTCACATACCCTG CTTCCATGGTGTTTTATCCAAGGCTTTCGTCCGAGATCCAGCATTTGGGCCACTCCATGTTTTATCTATTACACACCATCATGGCTTCCACAGTACTCCCTTTCCGAAAGGACCTAATAAAGATGAAAGTAATACAAAGCAAACTCAAAGTCGCCCTGCTGCTCAGGATTCATCTATAAAGGTAAAGAGGAAAAAACTAAAGGGAAAAAGAGCTGTCGTCCGGTGGCTCAAGCACTTCAGatataaaaagaaaaaagagtatCAACGAATGACAAGTGAAGAAAAGATTCTGTACAAACTGAATAAG GCTCGCAATAAAGAAGCAAAACTTCTAGATGATTTGAAGAAATTGGAACCCAAAGAATGGTCAGAGACTACTCATGATCCTGAAGTCTTGACACCTGAAGAACATTTCTATTTCCTGAAGATGGGTCTTAAGAGCAAGAATTATGTCCCAATTGGTCGGCGAGGGATTTACCAGGGTGTAATTCTAAACATGCATTTGCATTGGAAGAAACACCAAACGCTACAAGTAATTGTAAAGACATTCACTCCAGAGGAAGTGAAGGAGATAGCTACTGAGCTAGCAAGACTAACAGGTGGGATTGTACTTGATATTCAAGAAGAGGACACAATAATCATGTACAGGGGAAAGAACTATGCTCAACCGCCAACAGAAATAATGTCCCCACGAGTCACCCTTCCAAGGAAAAAG GCCCTGGACAAATCCAAACACAGGGATGCTTTGCGGGCAGTTAGAAGGTATATACCAAGGCTAGAGCAGGAGCTTGAATTACTCCGAGCACAACATCAAAACAGAGGGGATCATGCTTCTGAACAACCTCAAGATGTCTCCAAAGTCGATGCGGAAGATGATTATCATGCTGCCATTCCGAACTCAGGATTAGCACCTTCAAATAAGCTGAAAGCACTCATGGATCAGTATAAAAATACCGTTGAGGAGGATGGCTCCATGAGTGATGGTGGAATGGGTTCAGAATCAGAAGACCTATCTGATATGTTTGAGACAGATTCAGATACTGAGGGGAACGCTGAACGGCCTCTTTACTTGCACCAATTCGACAAATTTCCGGCTAATAATAAGAAGGAAGGTCTGCACCTCATGTCTATGGACCCAAAGAGAATCGAGAATGCTGACTTGGCGGAATTTGATGAAGTTGATCAGATTTTTATACGAGCAGCTGAACTTTTGAGGAAGAAGAGAAAATGA